From the Sphingomonas aliaeris genome, one window contains:
- a CDS encoding TonB-dependent receptor, producing MKAVLGLGLAASASLFSTQASAQASAATPVAVEEADSTSDGGDIIVTATKRAERVRDISGSVTAFDEKALESIGARSYADYLTRTPGVVFNQTVPGNSAAIIRGVATTTGIAQAQGTTGYFINDVPLTDPFYSGGIPDIDTFDVDNVAVLRGPQGSLFGSSSMGGAINYQAARPDLNAFDAHVRAGIEEVRHGGTGLSGNAMLNVPVVRDVLAVRGVYGQRRIAGFVDNVGTGRRDTNRTSIDGGRILVTLAPAAGTTLNYLFLQQTQQTDDAGSTQPSVGRYAKSTRIAEPFRYRTTLHNLRLDQDVGFATLTATATRHLKRFSGQQDYSGLAPALAPAAFVEPGRSRGTTFEARLASPSGQRFEYLIGAFHDSTREQIVNQLNAPAAVPVFGTPTLIDALVRIRGKESAIFGEGTFRFTDTLKVTAGGRLFRTRLETTTTQGGPLSGPTTTTSGGSEQTGFSPKVSVTWQPDTDNLVYALASRGFRFGGPNIARDPAFAIPTQFNSDSLWNYELGARTTQLDGRLQLDATLYWIDWDDIQVTQRSTSGFIYTANAGRARNRGFEASATYRPARALAVQGSLTYLDGELRRPFGSGAGLVPAGSALPGASRWQVSDSITYAPINSRFAPTFALSHRYISSAPGELTPSPRRQGGYNIFDLRLGATIAGFGVSGFIENIGDTRGVSQAATGVRGPVEFLVRPRTIGITLDYRL from the coding sequence ATGAAAGCTGTATTGGGTCTCGGATTGGCCGCTTCGGCCTCGCTGTTTTCTACGCAGGCGTCGGCGCAGGCCTCCGCCGCGACGCCCGTAGCGGTCGAAGAAGCAGACAGCACCAGTGACGGAGGTGACATTATCGTCACCGCCACGAAGCGCGCCGAGCGTGTCCGGGACATATCGGGATCGGTTACCGCCTTCGACGAAAAGGCCTTGGAATCGATCGGTGCGCGATCCTATGCGGACTATCTGACCCGCACGCCGGGCGTTGTGTTCAACCAGACGGTGCCGGGCAATTCGGCGGCGATCATCCGCGGTGTCGCGACGACCACGGGCATTGCGCAGGCGCAAGGTACGACGGGCTATTTCATCAACGACGTGCCGCTGACGGATCCGTTCTATTCGGGCGGCATACCGGATATCGACACATTCGACGTGGACAATGTCGCGGTGCTGCGCGGGCCGCAGGGCTCGCTGTTCGGGTCATCGTCGATGGGGGGCGCGATCAACTATCAGGCGGCTCGTCCTGACCTGAATGCGTTCGACGCGCATGTCCGGGCCGGGATCGAAGAAGTGCGCCATGGCGGAACCGGACTGTCGGGCAACGCGATGCTGAACGTGCCGGTCGTCCGCGACGTGCTGGCGGTGCGCGGTGTATACGGCCAACGGCGCATCGCGGGGTTCGTAGACAATGTCGGCACCGGGCGACGCGACACCAATCGCACGTCGATCGACGGAGGGCGCATTCTGGTTACGCTGGCGCCCGCCGCCGGTACGACACTCAACTACCTGTTCCTGCAACAGACACAGCAAACCGACGACGCGGGGTCCACGCAGCCGTCGGTTGGCCGCTACGCCAAGAGTACTCGGATTGCAGAGCCGTTCCGATATCGTACGACGCTGCACAACTTGCGCCTCGATCAGGATGTAGGATTTGCCACGTTGACGGCGACGGCAACGCGTCATTTGAAGCGTTTTTCCGGCCAGCAGGATTATTCAGGACTTGCGCCTGCATTGGCGCCAGCAGCGTTTGTCGAACCAGGTCGTAGCCGCGGGACGACTTTCGAGGCGCGGTTGGCGTCGCCTAGTGGCCAACGATTTGAATATCTTATTGGAGCATTCCACGATTCTACGCGTGAGCAGATCGTCAACCAGTTGAACGCGCCCGCTGCGGTGCCGGTCTTCGGTACGCCGACGCTGATCGACGCTCTCGTCCGAATTCGCGGCAAGGAAAGCGCGATCTTCGGCGAGGGAACGTTCCGCTTTACCGACACGCTGAAGGTCACCGCAGGTGGTCGTCTGTTCAGGACCCGCCTGGAGACGACGACAACACAGGGCGGCCCGTTGTCGGGCCCGACCACGACGACCAGCGGCGGATCCGAGCAGACCGGATTCTCGCCCAAAGTGTCGGTGACCTGGCAGCCTGACACCGACAATCTGGTGTACGCCCTGGCCTCGCGCGGGTTTCGCTTCGGCGGTCCGAACATTGCGCGTGATCCCGCATTCGCTATTCCAACGCAGTTCAACTCGGACTCGCTCTGGAATTACGAGCTTGGCGCGCGGACCACGCAGTTGGACGGACGTCTCCAGTTGGATGCGACACTGTACTGGATAGACTGGGACGACATTCAAGTGACGCAGCGCAGCACGAGCGGCTTCATCTACACCGCCAATGCCGGACGCGCGCGCAACCGCGGATTCGAGGCCAGCGCTACGTACCGACCGGCTCGTGCGCTCGCGGTCCAGGGGTCGCTGACCTATCTCGACGGCGAATTGCGACGACCGTTCGGAAGTGGTGCGGGGCTGGTACCAGCGGGATCGGCCTTGCCGGGTGCGTCGCGCTGGCAGGTATCGGACTCGATCACGTACGCGCCGATCAATAGTCGCTTCGCACCGACCTTCGCACTGTCGCATCGCTATATTTCGAGCGCACCGGGTGAACTGACGCCGTCACCGCGTCGGCAGGGCGGTTATAATATCTTCGACCTGCGCCTGGGCGCTACGATTGCCGGGTTCGGCGTGTCCGGGTTTAT
- a CDS encoding TetR/AcrR family transcriptional regulator, whose product MNIVNAARRCFAERGIAVSVEEICIEAGISKGAFYGYFASKDAAIEAIAGDHRGAFDGLAEIRQVDALADRLYAYAHDGDPRSTRLELEAWAYSLQQPALRAILQENIQHMRAALSRNSAVLSKVSKHSGKSLPPIALVIQIFATGLVASMALGVDKQGADQEDSMREALNYMLDALLKDQFDAGNVQPVQIAEREERP is encoded by the coding sequence ATGAACATTGTCAACGCCGCTCGACGGTGTTTCGCGGAACGCGGGATCGCCGTGTCGGTGGAGGAAATCTGCATCGAGGCTGGGATCAGCAAAGGCGCTTTTTACGGATATTTTGCCAGCAAGGACGCCGCGATCGAGGCGATCGCGGGCGATCATCGCGGTGCTTTCGATGGTCTTGCGGAAATAAGGCAAGTGGATGCTCTCGCCGACCGCCTCTACGCTTACGCGCATGACGGCGATCCTCGATCTACGCGGCTGGAACTTGAGGCTTGGGCATACAGCCTGCAGCAGCCAGCGCTGCGTGCTATCCTGCAGGAGAATATCCAGCACATGCGAGCCGCCTTGTCGCGAAACTCAGCCGTCCTGTCTAAAGTGAGCAAGCACTCCGGGAAATCCTTACCGCCGATCGCGCTTGTTATACAAATTTTTGCTACTGGACTTGTCGCGTCGATGGCCTTGGGCGTTGATAAGCAGGGCGCCGACCAGGAAGACAGTATGCGGGAAGCCTTGAACTATATGCTTGACGCGCTTCTCAAGGATCAGTTTGACGCGGGTAACGTTCAACCCGTTCAAATCGCTGAACGGGAGGAGCGACCATAA
- a CDS encoding DUF3089 domain-containing protein has product MSWPKRRWCRTTLIALASVVVAGLIAFTAIGGWGLIASLRGPDHAYDPRAVPPAPDYAASEAWLALPGRNGLERSTPVGLAAIDERAALADVFFVHPTTFKGSAVWVAPFDASDAAAPLNPVVLLGQVSVFNGCCRLYAPRYRQATLAALKEPRAMQVAYSDVAAAFRYYIAHLNHGRSFIIASHSQGTAHAIRLLQAEILGSPLQRQLVAAYLIGGYVPDTFGDIGLPMCVGARHTGCVISYNTSQAGRTGARMITDNKTYWWRGALTTQGRSDALCVNPLTWRPDRPAAADANPGSLPFPAAPFGSVAKRMPALVPQLTAAKCRGHLLEVDIPWSAPAGFNDKLSWVFGSYHLNDYGIFYAAIRQNAIDRVAAWRSDAAAAGNQDRERNTL; this is encoded by the coding sequence GTGAGCTGGCCGAAGCGTCGCTGGTGTCGCACGACGCTGATCGCGCTCGCGTCGGTCGTCGTCGCGGGGTTGATCGCCTTCACCGCGATCGGCGGATGGGGCCTGATCGCCAGCCTGCGCGGACCGGACCACGCCTATGATCCGCGAGCCGTCCCGCCGGCGCCGGATTATGCGGCGTCCGAGGCGTGGCTAGCGTTACCGGGGCGGAACGGGCTGGAACGCTCGACACCCGTCGGCCTCGCGGCGATCGACGAACGGGCGGCACTGGCGGATGTGTTCTTCGTCCATCCCACGACGTTCAAGGGCAGTGCGGTATGGGTCGCGCCGTTCGACGCATCCGATGCCGCCGCGCCGCTCAATCCCGTCGTCCTGCTCGGGCAGGTCAGCGTCTTTAACGGGTGTTGCCGGCTCTACGCGCCACGCTATCGTCAGGCGACGCTGGCAGCGCTCAAGGAACCGCGGGCGATGCAGGTCGCCTATTCAGACGTCGCGGCGGCATTCCGGTATTACATCGCGCACCTCAATCACGGCCGGTCGTTTATCATCGCATCGCACAGCCAGGGTACGGCGCATGCCATCCGGCTGCTACAGGCCGAAATCCTGGGATCGCCGTTACAGCGGCAACTGGTCGCCGCCTATCTGATCGGCGGATACGTGCCCGATACGTTCGGCGACATCGGCTTGCCGATGTGCGTCGGCGCCCGGCACACCGGATGCGTGATATCGTACAATACGAGCCAAGCGGGACGAACCGGCGCGCGGATGATCACCGACAACAAGACCTATTGGTGGCGCGGAGCACTGACCACGCAGGGTCGATCCGACGCTCTGTGCGTAAATCCGTTGACATGGCGCCCGGACCGGCCGGCCGCGGCGGACGCCAATCCCGGCAGCCTCCCCTTCCCCGCCGCGCCGTTCGGCAGCGTCGCCAAGCGCATGCCTGCACTGGTGCCGCAGCTAACCGCCGCCAAGTGTCGCGGCCATCTGCTCGAGGTCGACATACCCTGGTCTGCACCGGCGGGGTTCAACGACAAGCTCAGTTGGGTATTCGGCAGCTATCATCTGAACGATTACGGCATATTCTACGCCGCGATCCGCCAGAATGCGATCGACCGGGTGGCGGCGTGGAGGAGCGATGCGGCCGCGGCCGGTAATCAGGATCGGGAGCGTAACACGTTATGA
- a CDS encoding SGNH/GDSL hydrolase family protein, with protein sequence MASGPGLPGEALAKAFNNQTIVQTVRLSAGGTGLRIRLTNEYGSQPLKIGAARVALVDDKGVEVTGSSRTVTFSGIGGTIIPAGSPWLSDTVDLKIPDRARLRITLYFPEDTGLCTCHAAGGETGQVSPRGNFIDAPFDAESTITARAFISEVDIKQATPRPVVVTYGDSITDGYSSTLNQDRRWPDRLSERLAANGSKRGFGVANAAISGNRILADGAIPLFGQSAIARFDRDVLSVPGVSTVILLIGVNDIGRGGDAPISADALIAGYRQMITRAKAHGIWVVGGTILPYEGASYYRADGNAVRQTINRWILSSGEFDGTIDFDRATRDPARPNRLRANLQSGDWLHPNDEGYRVMGNAIPLSVLR encoded by the coding sequence ATGGCGTCAGGCCCGGGACTGCCGGGGGAGGCGTTGGCGAAGGCGTTTAACAACCAGACGATCGTCCAGACGGTGCGCCTCAGCGCCGGCGGGACAGGCCTGCGTATCCGACTGACCAACGAATACGGCTCACAACCGCTAAAGATTGGAGCGGCGCGCGTGGCGCTGGTCGATGACAAGGGCGTTGAGGTGACCGGGAGCTCGCGAACGGTGACGTTCAGCGGGATCGGCGGAACGATCATCCCGGCCGGTTCGCCTTGGCTGAGCGATACGGTCGACTTGAAGATCCCCGACCGCGCGCGACTTCGGATCACGCTATATTTTCCCGAGGATACGGGACTGTGTACCTGCCACGCGGCTGGCGGCGAGACCGGCCAGGTTTCGCCCCGCGGCAACTTCATCGATGCGCCGTTCGATGCCGAAAGCACCATCACGGCGCGCGCGTTCATCTCCGAGGTCGATATAAAGCAAGCGACACCTCGTCCGGTCGTCGTGACCTATGGAGATTCCATAACCGATGGCTATTCCTCCACCCTGAACCAGGACAGACGCTGGCCCGATCGCCTTTCTGAACGACTTGCAGCAAACGGATCGAAGCGCGGGTTCGGTGTCGCGAACGCTGCCATTTCGGGCAACCGCATCCTGGCCGATGGCGCGATCCCGCTGTTCGGGCAAAGCGCGATCGCGCGGTTCGACCGAGATGTCCTGTCCGTTCCGGGCGTCAGCACCGTGATCCTGCTCATTGGAGTGAACGATATCGGTCGCGGCGGCGACGCGCCGATCAGCGCAGACGCACTTATCGCAGGATATCGCCAGATGATTACCCGGGCGAAAGCGCACGGGATCTGGGTCGTGGGCGGAACCATCCTGCCATATGAAGGCGCAAGCTATTATCGGGCAGATGGAAACGCCGTGCGCCAGACCATTAATCGCTGGATCCTGTCATCCGGCGAGTTCGACGGAACAATCGATTTCGACCGCGCGACACGCGATCCCGCTCGCCCCAATCGGCTGCGCGCCAATCTTCAATCCGGCGACTGGCTTCACCCCAACGACGAGGGTTACCGCGTCATGGGAAACGCGATCCCGCTCAGTGTGCTCCGTTAA
- a CDS encoding glycoside hydrolase family 1 protein, with protein sequence MTDLFPTRRQIVAGSVGIAAAAAAASRSRAAGARAAAKGFLWGTAISAHQSEGNNVESDSWLLETIRPTAFADPSGDACDSYARFAEDLDIAARLGLNCYRFGIEWARIEPAEGMFSEAALDHYVRVLEACHERQLLPIVTFNHFTVPLWFAMRGGFEVADGADLFARFCARATERLGPLIGMASTFNEANIVLLRKVLPRFASDAAAANARAMVAAAALQTASPHFSSMLFGDPDRISTVMLDAHAKGYAAIKAGPGDFPVGVTLSMQEIQAVGPGNLAGQAEHTMYGGWIDAARKADFVGVQTYSRLRIDHKGLMPPEPGVPLTDMGYENYPSAIGATIRYAAKHIGRPIYLTETGIAATDDRVRARFIDATVAEVARCIADGIPVKGYLYWSLLDNFEWTSGYAKQFGLVAVDRTTFRRTIKPSAFTLAAHAKADRL encoded by the coding sequence ATGACCGATCTCTTTCCGACCCGGCGGCAGATCGTCGCGGGCAGCGTGGGCATCGCGGCGGCAGCCGCAGCCGCGTCACGATCCCGCGCCGCCGGTGCGCGCGCGGCCGCCAAAGGGTTCCTGTGGGGGACGGCGATCTCCGCGCATCAAAGCGAAGGCAACAATGTCGAGTCGGACAGCTGGTTGCTGGAAACCATCCGCCCAACCGCCTTTGCCGATCCGTCCGGCGATGCCTGCGACAGCTATGCGCGCTTCGCAGAGGATCTCGACATCGCCGCGAGGCTCGGTCTGAACTGCTATCGCTTCGGGATCGAATGGGCGAGGATCGAGCCAGCGGAGGGAATGTTCTCCGAAGCCGCGCTCGACCATTACGTCCGCGTGCTGGAGGCGTGCCACGAGCGCCAGCTGTTGCCGATCGTCACGTTCAACCATTTTACCGTGCCGTTGTGGTTCGCGATGCGCGGCGGGTTCGAGGTCGCCGACGGTGCGGATCTGTTCGCACGGTTCTGCGCCCGCGCGACAGAGCGGCTCGGGCCGCTGATCGGAATGGCATCGACCTTCAACGAGGCGAATATCGTGCTGCTGCGCAAGGTGCTGCCCCGCTTCGCCAGTGATGCGGCGGCGGCGAATGCGCGCGCGATGGTCGCGGCGGCTGCGCTGCAGACCGCGTCGCCGCACTTCTCGTCAATGCTGTTTGGCGATCCAGACCGGATCAGCACGGTCATGCTAGATGCGCATGCCAAGGGCTATGCCGCGATCAAGGCCGGGCCGGGCGACTTCCCCGTCGGCGTCACGCTATCGATGCAGGAGATACAGGCCGTCGGGCCCGGCAATCTTGCCGGTCAGGCGGAGCACACGATGTACGGCGGCTGGATCGACGCGGCGCGGAAAGCGGATTTCGTCGGAGTGCAGACCTATTCGCGGTTGCGCATCGACCATAAGGGATTGATGCCGCCCGAACCCGGCGTGCCGCTGACCGACATGGGCTACGAGAATTACCCCAGCGCGATCGGCGCGACGATCCGCTACGCCGCCAAGCATATCGGACGCCCGATCTACCTCACCGAAACTGGGATCGCCGCGACCGACGACCGGGTCCGCGCGCGCTTCATCGACGCCACGGTCGCCGAAGTCGCACGGTGCATCGCGGACGGGATTCCGGTCAAAGGCTATCTCTACTGGTCGCTGCTCGACAATTTCGAATGGACCTCGGGCTATGCGAAGCAGTTCGGGCTTGTCGCGGTGGATCGCACGACGTTCAGGCGCACGATCAAGCCGAGCGCCTTCACGCTGGCAGCGCATGCCAAGGCCGACCGCCTGTGA